A DNA window from Amycolatopsis sp. DSM 110486 contains the following coding sequences:
- a CDS encoding GTP-binding protein: protein MARQRIPVVLVAGFLGSGKTTMLNHLLANREGARVGVVVNDFGSVNIDALAVSGQVDTMVSLGNGCLCCAVDASGLDAMLGRLSSAEAGIDVIVVEASGIAEPRDLLRLMIASENPDIRYGGLAEVVDAAEFESTRERHPELAAHLRIADLVVVNKADRVTSDELAKLTATVEEFAPGVPVLVTDHGRVDPQLFFDPKPRERYGQLSFDDLREDDHDHSQHLHAAYESVTFTADRPLSPRRLLAFLEQRPPGLYRVKGHVDLGPRARFGLHTVGAFIQLDRSAWPAGRPRRTELVLIGAGLDADDVTRRLTECVAEDDKIDERGLLRILRYLDEPAADQGEPSLED, encoded by the coding sequence GTGGCCAGGCAGCGGATCCCGGTGGTCCTCGTCGCGGGGTTCCTCGGCTCGGGCAAGACCACGATGCTCAACCACCTGCTCGCCAACCGCGAGGGCGCGCGCGTCGGCGTGGTGGTCAACGACTTCGGCAGCGTGAACATCGACGCGCTCGCGGTGTCCGGCCAGGTCGACACCATGGTCTCGCTCGGCAACGGCTGTCTCTGCTGCGCCGTCGACGCGAGCGGGCTCGATGCGATGCTCGGGCGGCTGTCGAGCGCCGAAGCCGGTATCGACGTGATCGTGGTCGAGGCCAGCGGCATCGCCGAGCCGCGCGACCTGCTGCGGCTGATGATCGCCAGCGAGAACCCCGACATCCGCTACGGCGGCCTCGCCGAGGTCGTGGACGCCGCGGAGTTCGAGAGCACCCGCGAGCGCCACCCCGAGCTGGCCGCCCACCTGCGCATCGCCGACCTGGTCGTGGTCAACAAGGCCGACCGCGTCACGTCCGACGAGCTCGCCAAGCTGACCGCGACCGTCGAGGAGTTCGCGCCGGGGGTGCCGGTGCTGGTGACCGACCACGGCCGGGTGGACCCGCAGCTGTTCTTCGACCCGAAGCCCCGCGAGCGCTACGGCCAGCTGTCTTTCGACGACCTGCGCGAAGACGACCACGACCACTCGCAGCACCTCCACGCGGCCTACGAGAGCGTCACCTTCACAGCCGACCGCCCGCTGTCGCCGCGACGGCTGCTCGCGTTCCTGGAACAGCGCCCGCCCGGCCTCTACCGCGTGAAAGGCCACGTGGACCTGGGGCCGCGCGCGCGGTTCGGGCTGCACACCGTGGGCGCCTTCATCCAGCTCGACCGCTCCGCCTGGCCTGCCGGACGTCCGCGCCGCACCGAACTGGTGCTCATCGGCGCCGGCCTCGACGCCGACGATGTCACGCGGCGCCTCACCGAGTGCGTGGCCGAGGACGACAAGATCGACGAACGCGGCCTGCTGCGGATCTTGCGTTACCTCGACGAACCGGCGGCTGACCAGGGCGAACCGTCCCTCGAGGACTGA
- a CDS encoding nitric oxide synthase oxygenase produces the protein MRVNFDASLPPERVTTVEYGEAEEFIRLCHAEAAVPGLRVDERLAQIKEEIAETGSYRHTYAELAHGARVAWRNSARCIGRLYWRGLRVRDRRDVHDAAGVAAECVTHLHEATRGGRIRPTLTVFAPDSPTAPGPRIHNDQLIRYAGYRLEDGSVLGDPQYVEFTDTVRELGWHAPERRGSFDVLPLLVEAEPGSRQLFGLPTDAVLEVPLTHPDHRWFAGLGLRWHAVPAISNMPLEIGGVRYCAAPFNGWYMATEIGARNLADVTRYNLLPVIAGLMGLSTDDDRTLWRDRALVELTLAVQHSFDHAGVTIADHHSESQRFLTHLEREERAGRSCPADWSWIVPPLSGAQTPVFHRYYDEPDPATRPAFLPAGHESDQK, from the coding sequence ATGCGAGTGAATTTCGACGCATCGTTACCGCCCGAGAGGGTGACAACCGTCGAATACGGCGAGGCCGAGGAATTCATCCGGCTCTGCCACGCGGAAGCCGCCGTGCCCGGTCTGCGGGTCGACGAGCGGCTGGCGCAGATCAAGGAGGAGATCGCCGAAACCGGTTCCTACCGGCACACCTACGCCGAGCTGGCCCACGGCGCGCGCGTGGCGTGGCGCAACTCCGCGCGCTGCATCGGCCGGCTCTACTGGCGCGGCCTGCGCGTGCGCGACCGCCGCGATGTGCATGACGCCGCGGGGGTCGCCGCCGAATGCGTCACGCACCTGCACGAAGCGACCCGCGGCGGCCGGATCCGGCCCACGCTGACGGTGTTCGCACCGGACAGCCCCACCGCGCCAGGCCCGCGCATCCACAACGACCAGCTCATCCGCTACGCCGGCTACCGCCTCGAAGACGGCTCCGTGCTGGGCGATCCGCAGTACGTCGAGTTCACCGACACCGTGCGAGAGCTGGGCTGGCACGCACCCGAGCGGCGCGGTTCGTTCGACGTGCTGCCGCTGCTCGTCGAGGCCGAACCGGGTTCGCGGCAGCTGTTCGGCCTGCCCACCGACGCCGTGCTGGAGGTGCCGCTGACGCACCCGGACCACCGCTGGTTCGCCGGCCTCGGCCTGCGCTGGCACGCCGTGCCCGCCATCAGCAACATGCCGCTGGAGATCGGCGGCGTGCGCTACTGCGCGGCGCCGTTCAACGGCTGGTACATGGCCACGGAGATCGGCGCGCGCAACCTCGCCGACGTCACGCGCTACAACCTGTTGCCCGTCATCGCCGGCCTCATGGGCCTGTCCACGGACGACGACCGCACGCTGTGGCGCGACCGCGCCTTGGTGGAGCTGACGTTGGCCGTGCAGCACTCGTTCGACCACGCGGGCGTCACCATCGCCGACCACCACTCGGAGTCGCAGCGGTTCCTCACGCACCTCGAACGAGAGGAGCGAGCGGGCCGCTCGTGCCCGGCCGACTGGAGCTGGATCGTGCCACCGCTTTCCGGCGCGCAGACCCCGGTTTTCCACCGCTACTACGACGAACCCGACCCCGCGACGCGTCCGGCGTTCCTCCCGGCCGGTCACGAATCCGACCAGAAGTAA
- a CDS encoding flavodoxin domain-containing protein, whose product MTAVLVAHAGKTGGTREIAEVVSEELRAFGHTVDTRDAADVADVTPYTAVVVGSALYYSRWRPSAVRLLERNVAALRERQVWLFHSGPCGPGASLVHVSLPASVALLAASIDAERTTTFGGRLDPALVRGVLPRLMARGSRGGDFRDWARIRTWARDVGHHVSSHVSL is encoded by the coding sequence ATGACCGCAGTGCTCGTCGCCCACGCAGGCAAGACCGGCGGCACCCGCGAGATCGCCGAGGTGGTCTCGGAAGAACTGCGCGCCTTCGGTCACACCGTGGACACCCGGGACGCGGCCGACGTCGCCGACGTCACCCCGTACACGGCCGTGGTGGTCGGCAGCGCGCTGTACTACTCGCGCTGGCGTCCGTCCGCGGTCCGGCTGCTGGAGCGCAACGTGGCGGCCCTGCGTGAGCGTCAGGTCTGGCTCTTCCACAGTGGCCCCTGCGGCCCGGGCGCCTCCCTGGTGCACGTAAGCCTTCCCGCGTCCGTGGCGCTCCTGGCGGCGAGCATCGACGCGGAACGCACCACGACCTTCGGCGGGCGGCTCGACCCGGCGCTCGTCCGGGGGGTTCTGCCGCGGCTGATGGCGCGCGGGTCCCGCGGCGGCGATTTCCGCGACTGGGCGCGGATTCGCACGTGGGCCCGCGACGTCGGGCACCACGTGAGCTCGCACGTTTCTCTCTGA
- a CDS encoding MFS transporter, with protein MPDATAGKKPKLTSDQRNAFIAAWLGWTMDAFDYFLVVFILADIAKDKSFGATATQLAFITTATLVMRPVGALVFGLWADRVGRRIPLMVDVLLYSVAGVLCAVAPNFTVLLILRFIYGIGMGGEWGLGAALAMEKIPVQRRGFFSGVLQAGYSSGYLVAALAYLLFHTALDLDWRWIFVLSVFPALISLLIRARVKESEVWVAAQEKMRVTRTSVKDVLLNAKVIRRFAYLIVLMTAFNWLSHGTQDVYPTFLKSTEHGGAGLSTSTSTWIAVIYNIGAIIGGLTFGALSERFGRRVTIVSAAVLGLPIIPIFAFDHGAGMLALGSFLMQIMVQGAWGVIPAHLTEMSPDAIRGFYPGVTYQLGNLLAALNLPIQQAIAQSQGYSAALLWTVIPALVCVAVLTAVGKEAKSIRFGTEAATTAPATSAQ; from the coding sequence GTGCCGGATGCCACGGCGGGCAAGAAACCCAAACTCACGTCGGACCAGCGCAACGCGTTCATCGCCGCCTGGCTCGGGTGGACCATGGACGCGTTCGACTACTTCCTGGTCGTGTTCATCCTGGCGGACATCGCCAAGGACAAATCCTTCGGCGCGACCGCGACCCAGCTCGCGTTCATCACCACCGCGACGCTGGTGATGCGGCCGGTGGGGGCGCTGGTGTTCGGGCTGTGGGCGGACCGCGTCGGGCGGCGGATCCCGTTGATGGTGGACGTGCTGCTGTACTCCGTCGCCGGTGTGCTCTGCGCGGTGGCGCCGAACTTCACCGTGTTGCTGATCCTGCGGTTCATCTACGGCATCGGCATGGGCGGCGAGTGGGGCCTGGGCGCGGCGCTGGCCATGGAGAAGATTCCGGTGCAGCGGCGCGGGTTCTTCTCGGGGGTGCTGCAGGCCGGCTACTCGAGCGGTTACCTGGTGGCCGCACTGGCGTACCTGCTGTTCCACACCGCCCTCGACCTGGACTGGCGCTGGATCTTCGTGCTGAGCGTGTTCCCGGCGCTCATCAGCCTGCTGATCCGCGCGCGAGTCAAGGAATCCGAGGTGTGGGTGGCCGCGCAGGAGAAGATGCGGGTCACGCGCACGTCGGTGAAGGACGTGCTGCTCAACGCGAAGGTCATCCGCCGCTTTGCCTATTTGATCGTGCTGATGACGGCGTTCAACTGGCTCAGCCACGGCACCCAGGACGTCTACCCGACGTTCCTCAAGTCCACCGAACACGGCGGCGCCGGCCTGAGCACCTCGACGAGCACGTGGATCGCCGTGATCTACAACATCGGCGCGATCATCGGCGGCCTCACCTTCGGCGCCCTGTCGGAACGCTTCGGGCGGCGCGTGACGATCGTCAGCGCCGCCGTACTGGGCCTGCCGATCATCCCGATCTTCGCCTTCGACCACGGCGCGGGCATGCTGGCGCTCGGCTCGTTCCTCATGCAGATCATGGTGCAGGGCGCCTGGGGCGTCATCCCGGCCCACCTCACCGAAATGTCGCCCGACGCGATCCGCGGCTTCTACCCCGGCGTCACCTATCAGCTGGGCAACCTGCTGGCCGCGCTGAACCTGCCGATCCAGCAAGCCATCGCGCAGTCGCAGGGCTACTCGGCCGCTCTCTTGTGGACAGTCATCCCGGCACTGGTCTGCGTCGCCGTACTGACCGCCGTGGGCAAGGAAGCCAAGTCCATCCGCTTCGGCACCGAGGCTGCGACCACCGCACCGGCGACCAGCGCGCAGTAG
- a CDS encoding PadR family transcriptional regulator: MTRTAGTHHMFNGFGGPQHPGNFDSHHPARFGFTHHAPSHDDEHHGFGHRGPGAPDHFGGHQGPVNGFEHHGFGHHGPGAPEHSGRPEGSGEFERFGFGEHHGFGHHGPGAPDHFGGHHGHSHFGGHHGPGHFGDLGDPFGFAPDAARGPGGFPPPPPMPPVPPGPGFPGGPGFGGFPGGPGGPRAWFGDGRQWGGRGSRGPARPVRPAVLALLAEGPMHGYQLMQEIRRRSNEEWRPSPGSIYPILQQLEDEGLVRSAEEGGRRVAHLTEAGREHVAGREEEFAALWASHAPEDDPAADRFAALHKQLGDLWAAAGQVAYTGTDSQAADMRKILADARRRLYALLAEDQDDPED; this comes from the coding sequence ATGACCAGGACAGCAGGCACCCACCACATGTTCAACGGCTTCGGCGGCCCACAGCACCCCGGCAACTTCGACAGCCACCACCCCGCCCGCTTCGGCTTCACCCACCACGCCCCCAGCCACGACGACGAGCATCACGGATTCGGCCACCGCGGCCCTGGCGCGCCCGACCACTTCGGCGGCCACCAAGGCCCCGTCAACGGCTTCGAGCACCACGGCTTCGGCCACCACGGCCCCGGAGCCCCCGAGCACTCCGGCAGGCCGGAAGGCTCCGGCGAGTTCGAGCGGTTCGGCTTCGGCGAGCACCACGGCTTCGGCCACCACGGTCCTGGCGCCCCCGATCACTTCGGCGGCCACCACGGCCACAGCCACTTCGGCGGCCACCACGGTCCCGGCCACTTCGGCGACCTCGGCGATCCCTTCGGCTTCGCGCCCGATGCGGCGCGCGGGCCGGGCGGGTTCCCGCCGCCTCCGCCGATGCCGCCGGTCCCGCCGGGGCCCGGATTTCCCGGCGGCCCGGGTTTCGGCGGCTTCCCTGGTGGCCCCGGCGGTCCGCGCGCGTGGTTCGGCGACGGCCGCCAGTGGGGCGGCCGCGGCTCCCGCGGCCCGGCGCGGCCCGTGCGCCCGGCAGTACTCGCCTTGCTCGCCGAAGGCCCGATGCACGGTTACCAGCTCATGCAGGAAATCCGGCGCCGCTCGAACGAAGAGTGGCGCCCGAGCCCCGGTTCGATCTACCCGATCCTGCAGCAGCTGGAGGACGAGGGCCTCGTCCGCTCGGCCGAGGAGGGCGGCCGCCGCGTCGCGCATCTGACCGAGGCGGGGCGCGAGCACGTCGCCGGCCGGGAGGAGGAGTTCGCGGCGCTGTGGGCCTCCCACGCTCCCGAAGACGACCCGGCCGCCGACCGCTTCGCCGCCCTGCACAAGCAGCTCGGCGACCTCTGGGCCGCCGCAGGCCAGGTCGCGTACACCGGCACCGACTCCCAGGCCGCCGACATGCGCAAAATCCTGGCCGACGCGCGCCGCCGCCTCTACGCCCTGCTCGCCGAAGACCAGGACGACCCCGAAGACTGA
- a CDS encoding IclR family transcriptional regulator, translating into MTVSGHGLRRDLDLLEALASAEAQRSGGLGVVRLASLTGREKSQVSRALKALALEGVVERDPDTLRYRMGRRLFSLVARSAEDRLVRAAEPVMHSLSADLEETSHLCVLRDREVLTLLSVSGHSFRVHEWEGRGVPADRTSAGRILLFDATPDELYVRFPGHPALPTLWATIRHARDEGFARVVEEFEPGLSGVSAPVRDFRGRVVAALNISAPDARIGSRLAAAGRRTIAAADVVSAHLGWEPEPPLGRMT; encoded by the coding sequence ATGACAGTGTCCGGGCACGGCCTGCGCCGCGACCTCGACCTGCTCGAGGCGCTGGCCTCGGCCGAGGCCCAGCGCTCGGGCGGCCTCGGCGTGGTGCGGCTGGCTTCGTTGACCGGGCGCGAGAAGAGTCAGGTTTCGCGCGCGCTCAAGGCGCTGGCGCTGGAGGGCGTGGTCGAGCGCGACCCCGACACCCTCCGCTACCGCATGGGCCGGCGCCTGTTTTCACTGGTCGCGCGCAGTGCGGAGGACCGTCTGGTGCGCGCCGCGGAGCCCGTGATGCACTCGCTGTCGGCGGACCTGGAGGAGACGAGCCACCTGTGCGTGCTTCGCGACCGCGAGGTGCTGACGCTGCTTTCGGTGTCGGGGCACTCGTTCCGCGTCCACGAATGGGAGGGCCGCGGTGTGCCGGCCGACCGCACCTCGGCCGGGCGCATCCTGCTGTTCGACGCGACGCCTGACGAGCTCTACGTGCGGTTCCCCGGCCATCCCGCGCTGCCCACTCTGTGGGCCACGATCCGTCACGCGCGTGACGAGGGGTTTGCCCGGGTGGTGGAGGAGTTCGAGCCCGGGCTGTCCGGTGTGTCGGCTCCGGTGCGGGACTTCCGGGGGCGGGTGGTGGCGGCGTTGAACATCTCGGCGCCGGATGCGCGGATCGGTTCGCGGCTGGCGGCGGCGGGGCGCCGGACGATCGCGGCGGCGGATGTGGTGTCGGCGCATCTGGGGTGGGAGCCGGAGCCACCGCTTGGCCGGATGACCTGA
- a CDS encoding mandelate racemase/muconate lactonizing enzyme family protein: MKITAITLDHLRLPLDPPLRAAWDPEPRRHFDATIVRVHTDEGVTGIGSGDTMAGFEAVEHLFVGTDPLDIVRHVKAIETANFHGGRYWPLEAALWDVIGQVAGLPVATLFGNSAQSLPVYASSAELKPPAERVEAAQQAREEGFRALKIRIDRDHADEGVETVAAVRDALGSNFRIMVDLNQSWRMAGDTAPAADLAATRRLVRRLAELDVFWVEEPLPYADVEGFRTLRSENPGLRIAAGEMHHSVPDLLSYLEQDVLDIYQMDAVLAVGMHRARTLAEVAEFKHRAFTPHSWTNGIGLLANLALAAGVGAGPYLEFPYDPPGWTPERRDFMLAEPLTITPGGELAVPPRPGLGVELDEEAVDRWRI; the protein is encoded by the coding sequence ATGAAGATCACCGCGATCACCCTCGACCACCTGCGCCTGCCGCTCGACCCCCCGCTGCGCGCGGCGTGGGATCCCGAGCCACGGCGGCACTTCGACGCCACGATCGTGCGCGTCCACACCGACGAAGGCGTCACCGGCATCGGCTCCGGAGACACGATGGCGGGCTTCGAGGCCGTGGAGCACCTGTTCGTCGGCACCGACCCGCTCGACATCGTCCGCCACGTCAAAGCCATCGAGACGGCCAACTTCCACGGCGGCCGCTACTGGCCGCTCGAAGCCGCGCTCTGGGACGTGATCGGCCAGGTCGCCGGCCTGCCCGTCGCCACGCTCTTCGGGAACTCCGCGCAGTCGCTGCCGGTCTACGCGTCCTCGGCAGAGCTCAAGCCGCCGGCGGAACGCGTCGAGGCAGCGCAGCAGGCCCGTGAAGAAGGCTTCCGCGCGCTCAAGATCCGCATCGATCGCGACCACGCCGACGAAGGCGTCGAGACCGTCGCCGCCGTGCGTGATGCGCTCGGTTCGAATTTTCGCATCATGGTGGATCTCAACCAGTCGTGGCGGATGGCCGGTGACACCGCGCCCGCCGCCGACCTCGCCGCGACCCGCCGGCTTGTGCGCCGTCTGGCCGAACTCGACGTGTTCTGGGTCGAGGAACCCTTGCCCTATGCCGATGTCGAAGGTTTTCGCACCCTGCGTTCGGAAAACCCCGGCTTGCGCATCGCCGCGGGAGAAATGCACCACTCGGTACCCGACTTGTTGTCCTATCTCGAACAGGACGTGCTCGATATCTACCAGATGGACGCCGTTCTCGCGGTGGGAATGCACCGCGCCCGCACACTCGCCGAGGTGGCGGAATTCAAACATCGCGCGTTCACGCCGCACAGCTGGACCAACGGCATCGGCCTGCTCGCAAACCTGGCGCTCGCGGCGGGCGTCGGCGCCGGCCCGTACCTGGAGTTCCCGTACGACCCACCCGGCTGGACTCCGGAACGACGCGACTTCATGCTCGCCGAACCCCTGACGATCACCCCGGGCGGCGAGCTCGCCGTGCCACCACGGCCCGGGCTCGGCGTCGAACTCGACGAGGAGGCGGTGGACCGATGGCGGATCTGA
- a CDS encoding iron-containing alcohol dehydrogenase — protein MVRTEFGPGFVERLPEFAAELGGSRVFVVTDRGLRATGIVGRVEKIFAAAGVECLVHEDIGPNPATTELDRGAARLREYGAAVVIALGGGSALDAAKGISLLAGNPGSLAADADTLWSASDGLPIVAVPTTSGTGAETNGFGVVEDTRLCWKVYIGHESVRPRIAVLDPELTLGLPAPITAATGLDALVHGVESLASRGADAVSTADAARAVALVGAWLPIAYRDGANLEARSQLMLGAHLAGHALTRSGLGLVHGLGHAITARTGTPHGVALAAVLEEVMTYTAPSRSPPTPPSPTPSVPRPPSTPSARSPRLSTSNARCAPSASPAPTCPRSPRPPWRTR, from the coding sequence GTGGTGCGGACCGAGTTCGGGCCCGGCTTCGTCGAACGGCTGCCGGAGTTCGCCGCCGAGCTGGGCGGGTCGCGGGTTTTCGTGGTGACCGACCGCGGCCTGCGCGCGACGGGCATCGTCGGGCGCGTCGAGAAGATCTTCGCCGCGGCCGGCGTCGAATGCCTTGTGCACGAAGACATCGGTCCCAACCCCGCGACGACCGAGCTCGACCGCGGCGCCGCCCGCTTGCGCGAATACGGGGCGGCCGTCGTGATCGCCCTCGGCGGCGGGTCCGCTTTGGACGCGGCCAAAGGCATCTCGCTGCTGGCCGGCAACCCCGGCTCGCTCGCCGCCGACGCCGACACGCTGTGGTCCGCTTCGGACGGACTGCCGATCGTCGCCGTGCCGACGACGTCGGGCACCGGCGCGGAGACCAACGGTTTCGGCGTGGTGGAAGACACCCGCTTGTGCTGGAAAGTCTACATCGGACACGAATCCGTCCGGCCGCGGATCGCCGTGCTCGACCCTGAGCTCACACTCGGCCTCCCCGCCCCGATCACCGCCGCCACTGGCCTCGACGCCCTCGTCCACGGCGTCGAATCCCTCGCCTCCCGCGGCGCCGACGCGGTGTCGACCGCCGACGCCGCCCGCGCCGTCGCCCTCGTCGGCGCGTGGCTCCCGATCGCCTACCGCGACGGCGCCAACCTGGAGGCCCGCTCCCAGCTCATGCTCGGCGCGCACCTCGCGGGCCACGCCTTGACGCGCTCCGGCCTCGGCCTGGTCCACGGCCTCGGCCACGCCATCACCGCCCGCACCGGCACCCCGCACGGTGTCGCGCTGGCCGCCGTGCTGGAGGAGGTCATGACCTACACGGCCCCTTCGCGGTCACCGCCTACGCCACCGTCGCCGACTCCCTCCGTGCCCCGACCGCCGTCGACGCCGTCCGCGCGATCTCCACGGCTGTCGACCTCAAACGCCCGCTGCGCGCCTTCGGCCTCACCCGCGCCGACCTGCCCGCGGTCGCCTCGGCCGCCCTGGCGGACGCGGTGA